The following proteins come from a genomic window of Candidatus Palauibacter polyketidifaciens:
- a CDS encoding IPT/TIG domain-containing protein: MRRGALTVLAGVLAGVLAIGCGDGGSTEVGSPPTALIPVSSAVDTIVTGEATDPPIAVRVEDALGNAVEGAPVRFVIVRGEGELSPGVAVAGRDGVAESVYRAGPTPGEAEIQADIPSAANVPALRFLVLAEAADTVLLSIVEGDGQQAEAGSQLSLPFSIRAETTSGAPAGGVRLGFDWTPPEEVLDVAAGEEAPELLEAGDTVAVAEPPAPGESPERGGTLTHDVVMTDADGRGGAVFTLGSRPGDYRIRVFAMGGVYSDTLSFSATALASPGGAVQLDSIGSGRLAAGTRALLYGSGFRPVPDDNQVRIEGTAATVVSATETELTVEVPAFARTCLPEREVGVRVLVGSDASNGLLLPIEPANLRVDLEVGESLTLRGAVEVECVQFAPGAPMEAGEAGEPGAPEDIEPETPEYRIVIGNTGRNASSGLPLRITVRTPADMSGDGPATAVDRGTVDPRIAEAALAGTSRDIGIRARTLARLVQARISPLRPDGSTAVSAPVPGDTVEYFFSVGPEMAATCVDPASTVRGTVRAVGDGVVLVEDLAAPAGGPTEEEWLALARELDGTVLPTVTSYFGPPEDIDRNGRVVILFTPAVNRLGDGEAGVGGFSLPQDLAASGRGDGELSDPDGGICPASNEAEIVYSVSADPDATLGRAISAEDVLRETPALAAHEIQHIVSAGRRVPTSSAGFGAVEEIWLDEALSSLAEEVAGLAALGLPVGDRLTFERVSETPEELDTFNAYMLRNFRNLGLYMLGLPGAPTVSTDDLDGVGGLQMRGFGWFLLRRLADQAGGDERAFFRSVVGGGQNYGRGIANLERVTGREWANILADVSVALALGAGPLDGGTEDPPEENLEAPEAGPQLDAATWDAADVFQSLNQDTDTRSGLPTAIALRTQPLGFETRVLSLDVGPSSVQYFSLASAPGAPGLSLSLETAGGTPAGETAEPLITIVRTK, from the coding sequence GTGAGGCGCGGCGCGCTGACCGTACTCGCGGGGGTGCTCGCGGGCGTGCTCGCGATCGGGTGCGGGGACGGGGGGAGCACGGAGGTCGGCTCACCGCCGACGGCCCTGATCCCCGTCTCTTCCGCCGTGGACACGATCGTGACGGGCGAGGCCACGGACCCCCCGATCGCGGTCCGGGTCGAGGATGCGCTCGGGAACGCGGTCGAAGGGGCGCCGGTCCGGTTCGTCATCGTGCGGGGCGAAGGGGAGCTTTCGCCGGGCGTCGCCGTCGCGGGGCGGGACGGCGTCGCGGAGTCGGTCTACCGCGCCGGGCCGACGCCGGGCGAGGCGGAGATCCAGGCGGACATCCCGAGCGCCGCGAACGTCCCTGCCCTCCGCTTCCTCGTCCTCGCGGAGGCCGCGGACACGGTCCTCCTCAGCATCGTGGAGGGAGACGGCCAGCAGGCGGAGGCGGGAAGCCAGCTGTCGCTCCCGTTCTCCATCCGCGCGGAGACGACAAGCGGCGCTCCGGCCGGCGGCGTCCGGCTCGGCTTCGACTGGACCCCGCCGGAAGAGGTCCTGGATGTGGCGGCAGGGGAGGAAGCGCCGGAACTGCTGGAGGCGGGGGACACGGTAGCCGTGGCGGAACCGCCCGCGCCGGGGGAATCGCCGGAACGCGGGGGCACCCTCACGCACGACGTCGTGATGACGGATGCGGACGGACGGGGCGGCGCCGTCTTCACGCTGGGCTCGCGACCGGGCGACTACCGGATCCGCGTCTTCGCCATGGGCGGCGTGTACTCGGACACGCTCTCCTTCTCGGCCACGGCTCTCGCCTCGCCGGGCGGGGCCGTACAACTCGACTCGATCGGGAGCGGAAGACTCGCTGCCGGTACGCGGGCGCTTCTCTACGGCAGCGGCTTCCGCCCGGTTCCGGACGACAACCAGGTCCGGATCGAAGGCACGGCGGCGACGGTGGTGAGTGCCACGGAGACGGAACTCACCGTTGAAGTGCCCGCCTTCGCCCGCACGTGCCTGCCCGAGCGCGAGGTCGGCGTGCGGGTGCTCGTGGGTTCCGACGCGAGCAACGGTCTTCTGCTGCCGATCGAACCGGCGAACCTGCGCGTAGATCTCGAGGTCGGCGAATCGCTCACGCTGCGCGGGGCGGTCGAGGTCGAATGCGTCCAGTTCGCACCCGGAGCGCCCATGGAAGCGGGCGAGGCGGGAGAACCCGGAGCGCCGGAAGACATCGAGCCGGAGACACCCGAGTATCGAATCGTCATCGGCAATACGGGGCGTAACGCCTCGAGCGGACTCCCGCTGCGGATCACGGTGCGGACGCCTGCCGACATGTCCGGGGATGGCCCGGCGACGGCGGTGGACCGGGGGACGGTCGACCCCCGGATCGCGGAAGCTGCGCTCGCCGGCACGAGCAGGGACATCGGGATTCGCGCCCGCACGCTTGCACGCCTTGTTCAGGCCCGGATCTCACCCCTTCGACCCGATGGATCGACGGCGGTTTCCGCGCCGGTACCGGGAGACACGGTCGAGTACTTCTTCTCCGTCGGACCGGAGATGGCGGCGACCTGCGTCGACCCGGCGAGCACGGTGCGGGGTACCGTGCGGGCCGTGGGCGACGGGGTGGTCCTCGTGGAGGATCTCGCCGCGCCCGCCGGAGGTCCGACCGAGGAAGAGTGGCTCGCGCTCGCCCGGGAGCTGGACGGGACGGTTCTTCCGACGGTGACCTCCTATTTCGGTCCGCCCGAGGACATCGACCGGAACGGGCGCGTCGTCATCCTGTTCACGCCCGCCGTGAACCGGCTCGGCGACGGCGAGGCGGGCGTCGGCGGGTTTTCCCTCCCCCAGGATCTTGCCGCTTCGGGACGGGGCGACGGCGAGTTGTCGGACCCGGACGGGGGAATCTGCCCGGCGAGCAACGAGGCGGAGATCGTCTACAGCGTGAGCGCGGACCCCGATGCGACGCTCGGCCGCGCGATCTCGGCGGAGGACGTGCTGCGCGAGACGCCCGCCCTCGCGGCGCATGAAATCCAGCATATCGTCAGCGCCGGGCGCCGGGTGCCCACCTCTTCGGCGGGTTTCGGGGCGGTCGAGGAGATCTGGCTGGACGAGGCGCTCTCGAGCCTGGCCGAGGAAGTGGCGGGGCTCGCCGCCCTCGGGCTCCCGGTGGGCGACCGCCTCACCTTCGAGCGCGTATCCGAGACGCCCGAGGAACTCGACACCTTCAATGCCTACATGCTGCGCAACTTCCGCAACCTCGGCCTGTACATGCTCGGACTCCCCGGCGCTCCCACCGTGTCGACGGACGACCTGGACGGCGTCGGCGGGTTGCAGATGCGGGGCTTTGGCTGGTTCCTCCTGCGACGGCTCGCGGACCAGGCGGGGGGGGATGAACGGGCCTTCTTCCGGTCCGTGGTCGGGGGCGGACAGAACTACGGACGGGGGATCGCGAACCTGGAGCGGGTCACGGGAAGGGAGTGGGCGAACATTCTGGCGGACGTGTCGGTCGCGCTGGCGCTGGGCGCGGGGCCGCTGGACGGGGGGACGGAGGATCCCCCGGAGGAGAACCTCGAAGCGCCGGAGGCGGGGCCGCAGCTCGATGCGGCAACGTGGGACGCCGCGGATGTGTTCCAATCCCTGAATCAGGATACGGACACCCGATCGGGTCTTCCGACCGCCATCGCGCTCCGGACCCAGCCGCTGGGGTTTGAAACCCGGGTACTGAGCCTCGACGTAGGGCCGTCGAGCGTACAGTACTTCTCACTCGCCTCGGCTCCCGGTGCGCCGGGTCTCTCGCTGTCGCTGGAAACGGCGGGAGGAACTCCGGCGGGTGAGACCGCGGAACCGCTAATCACGATCGTGAGGACCAAATGA